The following proteins are co-located in the Heliorestis convoluta genome:
- a CDS encoding amidoligase family protein produces the protein MSNSTSFNNERTFGVEIEFFGVHYSKVIEALTNKGINVRHESYNHVTRRHWKLVYDSSVTRRDTGNHGGGHELVSPILKGQEGLKELRIVMEALQEIGGKVDKTCGIHVHHDAGDMKLENFKNIYTMYYKFEKWIDTLLPPSRRGNGNTYCKSIEKYKMEAIINANSMNDLQMILNSRYLKLNIQSYWTHGTLEFRQHGGSLEPEKVTNWIIFSQSIVERSKGTKVRLSHDRDSVDLDKQERRFRRMIFGDYKAGCLDNEYGQAFQYQVERRQHFLSRVA, from the coding sequence ATGAGTAACAGCACAAGCTTCAACAACGAGAGAACCTTCGGAGTAGAAATTGAATTTTTCGGAGTTCACTACAGCAAAGTTATCGAAGCCCTCACCAACAAAGGCATCAACGTAAGACACGAATCATACAACCATGTAACAAGACGACACTGGAAACTGGTATATGATTCAAGCGTAACAAGAAGAGACACAGGCAATCATGGTGGAGGCCACGAACTTGTATCACCCATCTTAAAAGGCCAAGAGGGATTGAAGGAACTGAGAATCGTAATGGAAGCCTTACAAGAAATCGGGGGGAAAGTAGACAAAACTTGCGGAATCCATGTACACCACGATGCAGGCGATATGAAACTCGAAAACTTCAAGAACATCTACACCATGTATTACAAATTTGAGAAATGGATTGATACCCTCTTACCACCAAGCAGACGAGGAAACGGCAATACATACTGCAAATCCATCGAAAAATACAAAATGGAGGCCATAATCAATGCCAATAGCATGAACGACTTGCAGATGATACTTAACAGCCGATACCTAAAATTGAACATTCAATCCTACTGGACACATGGAACGCTAGAGTTCAGACAACATGGCGGATCGTTAGAACCTGAAAAAGTAACCAACTGGATCATCTTTAGCCAATCCATTGTAGAAAGATCAAAAGGCACCAAGGTTCGCCTTAGCCATGATAGAGATAGCGTAGACTTGGACAAGCAAGAAAGAAGATTTCGCAGAATGATCTTTGGCGACTACAAAGCCGGATGCCTCGACAATGAATACGGACAAGCCTTCCAGTACCAAGTAGAGCGGAGACAACACTTTTTAAGCCGGGTCGCATAA
- a CDS encoding gamma-glutamylcyclotransferase family protein — MFYKKMKKRTTHLPLLYFAYGSNLHKEQMQIRCPDSVPLCRATVYDYILTFRGNRRGVGVADIIPTNKSQVEGALYRVSLRDLRNLDRYEGYPTLYRRYPIEVETEDGIKEAFVYRMNEEFTFAPPYEKYFHTISEGYDHWGINEEDLLTARQKVTNLILGKKAN; from the coding sequence TTGTTTTATAAAAAGATGAAAAAACGAACGACCCATTTACCACTTTTGTATTTTGCCTACGGCTCCAATCTGCACAAAGAACAGATGCAAATACGATGTCCTGATAGCGTACCTCTTTGCAGAGCTACCGTTTATGACTACATCTTAACCTTTCGAGGCAATCGCAGAGGCGTTGGTGTAGCTGATATTATCCCAACGAACAAAAGCCAAGTGGAAGGGGCTTTATATCGGGTTTCCTTACGAGACTTACGAAACCTTGACCGATATGAAGGCTACCCTACTTTATATCGACGCTACCCCATTGAAGTGGAAACAGAAGATGGCATAAAAGAAGCCTTTGTCTATCGGATGAATGAAGAGTTTACTTTTGCTCCACCATATGAAAAATACTTTCATACCATAAGCGAAGGCTACGACCATTGGGGAATCAATGAAGAGGACTTATTAACAGCAAGACAAAAAGTAACCAACCTTATTCTTGGAAAAAAAGCAAACTAA
- the terL gene encoding phage terminase large subunit — protein sequence MEERCRLIGSVQDQYGLDKKMQDQYIADMKELFRLRRIERAESDVLSFIYEYFSDDLNPENDQNLIPAGTSYEQAPKFHQELCNLLRTVSIDNPTARIAWAAPRGHAKSAYLSNCFPIHQIVFNKRKYILIISETDSMAKKFIEWISLQLKFNQKLRADFGEILSERKSMNERDNQEAFLTRNGILVEAASMGKQLRGKRNGSYRPDLVILDDLESAKNTNTPELRDKNLHWFNSVIMPIGDPAKTAFIYMGTIVHPRGLLPTVLQRADFESRIYSAIVSYPEKEDLWEQFETICRNPEKENRLEEAMNFYKTNQSEMDQGVEVLWPGRFSYARLMTEKINIGSRAFGSEFLNNPVDEESQIFKPSMFTFFDYGDLKNDQGRPLPLDYFGAWDIAMGKSNRSDYNAIVTIARDRKTGILYVVDSWAKKCPAHEALNVLVDKVKKYHHRVFAIETVQAQFDFFRQARERLASEGVYTTKLKAVTSRTKKEERIESLEPVIEQGILRFMRHQRLLLEMLEQFPNHDHDDLPDALQMAVELCGNGRRRTFHKKPLGL from the coding sequence TTGGAAGAACGATGTCGACTGATTGGATCGGTTCAAGACCAATATGGCTTAGATAAAAAAATGCAAGACCAGTACATTGCTGATATGAAGGAGCTTTTTCGCTTACGACGAATTGAACGAGCCGAATCAGATGTACTGTCTTTTATCTATGAATACTTTTCTGACGACTTAAACCCTGAAAACGACCAAAACCTCATTCCTGCCGGAACATCTTATGAGCAAGCACCAAAATTTCACCAAGAACTTTGTAACCTTCTTCGTACCGTTTCTATTGATAACCCTACAGCAAGAATTGCATGGGCAGCACCAAGGGGCCACGCCAAATCTGCCTATCTATCGAACTGTTTTCCTATACACCAGATTGTATTCAACAAACGAAAGTACATCTTGATTATTTCAGAAACCGATTCCATGGCAAAGAAGTTCATCGAGTGGATATCGTTGCAACTTAAATTCAATCAAAAGCTACGAGCCGACTTTGGTGAGATTCTTTCGGAAAGAAAGTCGATGAACGAACGAGATAACCAAGAGGCTTTCCTAACGAGAAACGGTATTTTAGTTGAAGCAGCATCTATGGGCAAACAGCTTCGTGGTAAAAGAAACGGCTCTTACCGGCCCGACCTCGTTATCCTTGACGATCTAGAATCAGCAAAAAACACGAACACGCCAGAGCTGCGAGATAAAAACCTTCACTGGTTTAACTCCGTCATTATGCCGATTGGCGATCCAGCCAAGACAGCTTTTATCTACATGGGGACGATTGTTCATCCTAGAGGCTTGTTGCCGACGGTTTTACAGAGAGCAGATTTTGAATCTCGTATCTATTCAGCCATTGTTTCTTATCCTGAGAAAGAAGATTTGTGGGAGCAATTTGAAACGATCTGTCGTAATCCAGAGAAAGAAAATCGTCTGGAAGAAGCGATGAATTTTTATAAAACCAATCAAAGTGAAATGGATCAAGGCGTCGAGGTCTTATGGCCCGGACGCTTTTCTTATGCCCGTTTGATGACAGAAAAGATCAATATCGGCTCAAGAGCCTTTGGTTCAGAGTTTCTCAACAATCCAGTAGACGAAGAAAGCCAGATCTTTAAGCCCAGTATGTTTACCTTTTTCGATTATGGCGATCTAAAAAATGACCAAGGTAGACCTTTACCTCTTGATTACTTCGGAGCTTGGGATATAGCGATGGGTAAGTCCAACCGAAGTGACTACAATGCCATCGTTACCATCGCTAGAGATCGTAAAACAGGCATCTTATATGTCGTTGATAGCTGGGCCAAAAAGTGTCCTGCCCATGAAGCCCTAAACGTCTTGGTTGATAAAGTAAAAAAGTATCATCATAGAGTCTTTGCCATAGAAACAGTACAAGCTCAATTTGATTTTTTCCGTCAAGCAAGAGAACGACTGGCCAGTGAAGGTGTCTATACGACCAAGCTCAAAGCCGTAACGAGCCGAACGAAAAAAGAAGAACGGATTGAGTCCCTAGAACCTGTTATCGAGCAAGGCATCTTACGTTTTATGAGACACCAACGACTGCTTTTAGAAATGCTAGAGCAATTCCCCAACCACGACCACGATGATTTGCCTGATGCTTTGCAGATGGCGGTTGAACTTTGTGGCAACGGTCGACGAAGAACCTTCCATAAAAAACCCCTTGGCTTGTAA
- a CDS encoding phage portal protein, whose amino-acid sequence MFTIGSHYPDRAHRERIKRYRENKKLFLGQHYEIFQRVQHRLSSRQSEVLYISTNLPGVICKKSADFLFGERPTFTAGKSDNSNEQKAIERFIDNNDLHITNYESALSNAYRGDSFYKIRYGQEYEGAVDKTLDPFRVIIESQNPEYVFPETALGDTNKTVAYHIAYPVLVKHSDNEEWILNVESHYPGRIQYRKYRMNPIVVTVDNEINEWQIYAEILAERKEVATSVPFPLIVHVPNYATDDSWEGIDDVSEHKPLFDEINHRLSQIASILDKHADPAMAVPAGTLGEDERGNPIFRVGIDKVFEVMGKDEVIPQYITWDGQLQAAFTELEHLIKMLLINAEIPEIALGVGDAGTSGASGLAIKWRLNSILAKINRKRQYYDKALKRVLLLAQLLEKARQGKVDYEVTVPKVKFKDGLPDDELELANIMSIRTSGKPTISQKAAMMWLDDLTEEQAEAELARMKTEEESADPSIFQEAEEGEE is encoded by the coding sequence TTGTTTACGATAGGCAGCCATTATCCAGATCGTGCCCATAGAGAACGGATTAAACGATACAGGGAAAACAAAAAGCTCTTTTTAGGGCAGCATTATGAAATTTTTCAGCGAGTACAACATCGCTTATCGAGCCGACAAAGTGAGGTTCTTTATATCTCAACCAACTTGCCCGGTGTGATTTGCAAAAAATCAGCCGACTTTCTCTTTGGCGAAAGACCAACCTTTACAGCCGGAAAAAGCGATAACTCCAATGAACAAAAAGCCATAGAACGGTTCATCGACAATAACGATTTGCACATCACCAACTATGAAAGTGCCTTATCGAACGCGTACAGAGGCGATTCCTTCTACAAGATTCGTTACGGTCAAGAATACGAAGGAGCTGTAGATAAAACCTTAGATCCTTTTCGAGTAATTATTGAAAGCCAGAACCCAGAGTACGTTTTCCCAGAAACAGCACTAGGCGATACCAATAAGACGGTTGCTTATCATATTGCTTACCCTGTATTGGTCAAACACAGCGATAACGAAGAATGGATTCTAAACGTAGAAAGCCACTACCCAGGTCGGATTCAATACAGGAAGTATCGTATGAATCCAATCGTCGTGACCGTAGACAATGAAATCAACGAATGGCAGATTTACGCTGAAATCCTAGCAGAAAGAAAAGAAGTAGCAACAAGTGTACCTTTTCCCTTGATCGTTCATGTACCCAACTACGCCACCGACGATAGCTGGGAAGGTATCGACGATGTAAGCGAACACAAACCTCTATTTGATGAAATCAATCATCGACTCTCTCAAATTGCTTCCATCTTGGACAAACATGCCGACCCAGCCATGGCTGTTCCAGCAGGCACGTTGGGTGAAGATGAACGAGGCAATCCCATCTTTCGAGTCGGTATTGATAAAGTCTTTGAAGTGATGGGTAAAGATGAAGTGATTCCTCAATACATCACGTGGGATGGTCAACTGCAAGCTGCCTTTACAGAGCTAGAACATTTAATCAAGATGCTTTTAATCAATGCAGAAATACCGGAAATCGCTTTGGGTGTAGGTGATGCCGGAACCAGTGGTGCTTCTGGTTTGGCGATCAAATGGAGACTTAACTCAATCCTTGCAAAAATCAACAGGAAACGACAGTATTACGACAAAGCCTTAAAGCGAGTATTGTTGTTAGCTCAATTGCTAGAAAAAGCTCGCCAAGGAAAAGTAGACTACGAAGTTACCGTCCCAAAAGTGAAGTTCAAAGACGGTTTACCGGACGATGAACTAGAGCTTGCTAACATCATGTCGATTCGAACCAGTGGTAAGCCAACAATCTCTCAAAAAGCAGCTATGATGTGGTTAGATGATTTAACAGAAGAACAAGCCGAGGCTGAGTTGGCTCGTATGAAAACGGAAGAAGAATCAGCAGACCCTTCCATCTTTCAAGAAGCAGAAGAAGGTGAGGAATAA
- a CDS encoding phage minor capsid protein, protein MPHLPSPNYERDVNRLISYYKKAFLVVSQQLRVIPQLRTIEKAQAEALLGQIMFTLRELDNSTKNWSDDVIRKTFTEAQARTVLTLGAASTLSEAASSVSFSLLARERVEALINDTYSDLLMATQNTERKVKRLVRNTVGEAMRMKAIEQLGRRTTKKAIVAELTLQGLSRQLQSDAWVGIVDKAGRRWKLSTYAEMVVRTKLTQAHIEGVRVETLERGVDLAVISSHGAKDACSSYEGMIISLHGLTKGYLTYEEVRATGKIFHPNCQHHVSPVRDVNLLPSTLRDKHEEKRKQLQQRRN, encoded by the coding sequence ATGCCCCACCTTCCAAGCCCCAACTATGAAAGAGATGTAAACCGACTTATAAGTTACTACAAAAAAGCCTTTCTTGTAGTAAGCCAGCAACTGCGAGTGATCCCTCAACTTCGTACCATCGAAAAAGCACAGGCCGAAGCTTTGTTAGGTCAAATTATGTTTACCCTTCGAGAACTCGATAACTCTACAAAGAATTGGTCAGATGACGTAATCAGAAAAACCTTCACAGAAGCCCAAGCAAGAACTGTACTTACACTTGGAGCTGCTTCCACCTTATCGGAGGCAGCTTCTTCTGTTTCTTTTTCGCTACTCGCCCGTGAACGAGTGGAAGCTCTTATCAACGATACTTACAGCGATCTTTTAATGGCTACGCAGAATACGGAAAGAAAAGTAAAAAGGCTTGTAAGGAACACCGTTGGCGAAGCAATGAGGATGAAAGCCATCGAGCAACTTGGTCGCAGAACCACGAAAAAAGCCATTGTTGCAGAGCTTACCCTGCAAGGTTTATCAAGGCAACTTCAAAGTGATGCTTGGGTAGGTATTGTAGACAAAGCAGGCCGACGATGGAAGTTGTCGACCTATGCAGAGATGGTGGTTCGAACGAAGTTGACACAAGCACATATTGAAGGCGTTCGTGTTGAAACATTGGAACGTGGTGTAGACCTTGCTGTTATATCATCCCATGGAGCAAAAGATGCTTGTAGCTCTTATGAAGGCATGATTATTTCACTCCATGGATTAACAAAAGGCTATCTTACTTATGAGGAAGTAAGGGCCACAGGCAAGATTTTTCATCCCAATTGCCAGCACCACGTAAGCCCTGTAAGAGATGTGAATTTACTGCCTTCTACTCTGCGAGACAAACATGAAGAGAAAAGAAAGCAGTTACAACAAAGGAGGAACTAA
- a CDS encoding major capsid protein: MALTLTEASKLSTDTLQKGVIETFARSSAVLELLPFMEIAGNSYRYNQEHILPGIAFRGVNEGYVESCGVVNQLSEGLYILGGDVDIDKFLIQTRGNVNDIRTVHTSMKAKALALEWTRAFFKGDMAAGQQFDGLQKRLTGNQVIDGLVEPITTTMLDELIDTVEGEPDVLLMSKAMRRQVKAVLKKSKHYIESGEDSFGRPVNLYAGIPIRTIETDGAGQEILGFNEIGNTASIYAVKFGSEQYTSGLRNGGVQVRDLGEIDEKPVFRTRIEFYCGMAVFHPRAAARLSNLRRMTPDEMKEEK; the protein is encoded by the coding sequence ATGGCTTTAACTCTTACAGAAGCGTCAAAACTCTCGACAGACACATTGCAAAAAGGTGTCATTGAAACTTTCGCACGAAGTTCTGCTGTCTTAGAACTGCTCCCCTTTATGGAGATCGCAGGTAACTCCTATCGCTACAACCAAGAACATATCTTGCCTGGTATCGCTTTTCGGGGTGTCAACGAAGGGTATGTAGAATCTTGTGGTGTTGTCAATCAACTATCAGAAGGCTTGTATATCCTCGGTGGTGACGTAGATATTGATAAGTTTTTGATCCAGACTCGTGGCAACGTCAATGATATCCGAACTGTCCACACATCCATGAAAGCCAAAGCACTCGCCTTAGAATGGACACGTGCTTTCTTTAAGGGAGATATGGCTGCTGGACAGCAATTCGATGGTTTGCAAAAACGACTTACAGGCAATCAGGTTATTGACGGACTTGTTGAACCTATTACCACAACCATGCTCGATGAATTGATTGACACTGTAGAAGGCGAACCAGACGTTTTACTGATGTCCAAAGCGATGCGACGACAAGTGAAAGCCGTCTTGAAAAAATCGAAGCACTATATTGAAAGTGGAGAAGATTCTTTCGGTCGACCTGTAAACCTCTACGCCGGTATTCCGATTCGAACGATTGAAACAGATGGTGCTGGTCAAGAGATTTTAGGATTTAACGAAATTGGTAACACAGCTTCTATCTATGCTGTAAAGTTTGGATCAGAGCAGTACACATCGGGCTTACGAAATGGTGGGGTACAAGTTCGTGACCTTGGTGAGATTGACGAAAAACCAGTATTCCGAACTCGAATTGAGTTCTACTGTGGTATGGCTGTGTTCCATCCACGAGCAGCAGCTCGGCTATCAAATCTTCGTAGAATGACACCTGACGAAATGAAAGAAGAAAAGTAA
- a CDS encoding minor capsid protein, translating into MKVIDLLRLTEENINYPFYPNAFPTEGENNCAVLRLTGGRQYKSKVQRPAFQFIIRAEHPALAEERAWQIYKVFNEKRNFDVGESHVIFCVAQEATPLYIGTDENERFLYSLNFTTVTEVR; encoded by the coding sequence ATGAAAGTCATCGACTTACTTCGTCTCACCGAAGAAAACATAAATTACCCTTTTTACCCTAACGCCTTTCCCACAGAAGGGGAAAACAACTGTGCTGTCCTTCGTTTAACAGGAGGTAGACAATATAAAAGCAAAGTACAACGGCCTGCCTTTCAGTTCATTATCCGAGCCGAACACCCAGCCTTAGCCGAAGAACGAGCATGGCAAATCTATAAAGTCTTTAATGAAAAGCGAAACTTCGACGTTGGTGAAAGCCACGTCATTTTTTGTGTAGCCCAAGAAGCTACGCCTTTATATATCGGAACGGACGAAAATGAACGATTTCTCTACAGCCTAAACTTTACGACTGTGACGGAGGTACGATAA
- a CDS encoding phage tail tube protein has translation MGKIAGVDVLLYVEINEEKIVLGGQSGATLNRTTNIIDTTSKDAGGWVENVAGVNSWGLDCEGFLVTDDTALGEVERAWTERKPLIVEIRLPGGRIYGGKCLISDFPTEFPQDDAASYSLTLTGTGPLESKKEVV, from the coding sequence ATGGGCAAAATTGCTGGCGTAGATGTCCTTTTGTATGTAGAGATTAACGAAGAAAAAATCGTATTGGGTGGTCAAAGTGGAGCTACCTTAAACCGAACAACCAACATCATTGATACCACGTCGAAGGACGCAGGAGGCTGGGTAGAAAACGTAGCTGGCGTAAACTCTTGGGGCTTAGATTGCGAAGGTTTTCTTGTAACCGATGACACAGCCTTGGGAGAAGTAGAGAGAGCTTGGACAGAACGAAAACCCTTAATCGTAGAAATTCGCTTGCCCGGTGGACGAATTTACGGTGGCAAATGCCTTATTTCTGATTTTCCAACGGAATTTCCACAGGACGATGCTGCTTCATATAGCCTCACCTTAACAGGAACAGGGCCGTTAGAGTCGAAAAAGGAGGTAGTCTAG
- a CDS encoding phage tail tape measure protein: MSSTLASLLVRIGVDMSDFQSSMESMEKKLTKVGKKLNDVGKDLSMKVTAPIVAFGTVTLKAAGDFESSMNRVKALSGATGDEFASMRDLAKELGRTTQFSASQAADAMGFLAMAGFKANEMMGALPGTLNLAAAAGIDLATSADIASNILTGYGKSVEELAHVNDVLVKTMTSSNVDLRMLGESMKYAAPVASALGVSFEEASAAIGMMGNAGIQGSQAGTALRGGLARLAKPTREVTRALDRLGVQTHDSTGKMKPLAEIIGDLENKGATAADMLAIFGLEAGPAMQALLEQGSDSLKSFTYELENAGGTAETIAAAQMEGFNGSLKELQSALEGLMLAIADSGLLEWFTEITKKVTAWLQKVSETNPELLRLGTIVALVAAAIGPLLIVFGKVIGAVGVIAGALPVMGTALAALTGPIGITIAAVTAFIAVGYSLYKNWDEIVGFLSQLYNNLKDKVSGTMNEMGQSISQHYQKVKTSTVESWGYVKGYLAITLSEMSKSVALHGGSIYNSMANSFHNVHAVTASIWQGVKNTIFRHIEEAKEIVRSGLKAIQSFFSNLTLTLPRPKLPRFSLSGNFSLTPPSVPKVDVSWYKKGGLFNGPSIIGVGEAGPEAVVPLQGHRMKPFAAEIAQQMGHSPTGEKVDAVTIQVAQLIVREEADIEKIANQLYRLQQRGQRAKGVFA; the protein is encoded by the coding sequence TTGTCCTCTACCTTAGCCAGCTTACTTGTAAGAATTGGCGTGGATATGTCAGACTTTCAAAGTTCCATGGAGTCGATGGAAAAGAAATTGACCAAAGTAGGTAAGAAGTTAAATGATGTAGGCAAAGACCTTTCTATGAAAGTAACAGCACCCATCGTAGCTTTCGGAACGGTAACACTAAAAGCAGCAGGCGATTTTGAATCATCCATGAATCGAGTGAAAGCCCTATCAGGAGCTACAGGCGATGAATTTGCTTCTATGCGAGATTTAGCCAAAGAACTAGGTCGAACTACACAGTTTTCAGCTTCCCAAGCTGCCGATGCGATGGGCTTTTTAGCGATGGCAGGCTTTAAGGCCAACGAAATGATGGGGGCTTTGCCGGGGACGTTAAATCTTGCAGCAGCAGCCGGTATTGATTTGGCTACATCTGCTGATATCGCTTCCAACATTCTCACAGGGTACGGCAAAAGCGTAGAAGAACTGGCTCACGTCAACGATGTCTTGGTTAAAACAATGACTTCATCGAACGTAGATTTACGGATGCTTGGCGAATCAATGAAGTACGCAGCTCCTGTAGCAAGTGCCTTGGGTGTATCTTTTGAAGAAGCCTCTGCTGCAATCGGAATGATGGGCAACGCTGGTATTCAAGGTTCACAAGCAGGTACAGCTTTACGTGGTGGACTGGCTCGACTGGCAAAACCAACAAGAGAAGTAACTCGTGCTTTAGATCGTTTGGGCGTTCAAACTCACGACTCGACAGGCAAGATGAAACCTTTGGCTGAGATTATAGGCGATTTAGAAAACAAAGGAGCCACGGCTGCCGATATGCTGGCGATCTTCGGACTAGAAGCTGGCCCAGCTATGCAAGCTCTTTTAGAACAAGGCTCTGATTCCTTAAAGTCCTTTACATACGAACTTGAAAATGCAGGTGGAACAGCCGAAACGATAGCTGCTGCTCAAATGGAGGGCTTTAATGGATCATTAAAGGAATTGCAAAGTGCCTTAGAAGGCTTAATGCTGGCGATTGCTGATTCTGGTCTATTAGAGTGGTTTACGGAAATCACAAAAAAGGTAACAGCATGGCTTCAAAAGGTAAGTGAAACAAACCCAGAACTACTTCGCCTTGGAACCATCGTGGCCCTCGTTGCAGCAGCCATTGGCCCCTTATTAATCGTCTTTGGAAAAGTGATCGGTGCCGTAGGTGTTATCGCCGGAGCATTGCCTGTCATGGGTACAGCCTTGGCAGCCTTAACCGGGCCAATTGGAATCACCATTGCAGCCGTAACTGCTTTTATTGCCGTTGGATATAGCCTTTATAAAAACTGGGATGAAATCGTAGGCTTTTTAAGTCAACTCTACAACAATCTTAAAGACAAAGTTTCTGGTACGATGAACGAAATGGGTCAATCCATTTCCCAGCATTATCAAAAGGTAAAAACATCAACAGTAGAAAGTTGGGGCTATGTAAAAGGTTATCTTGCTATAACACTATCTGAAATGAGCAAAAGTGTAGCCCTTCATGGTGGCTCTATCTATAACAGCATGGCGAACAGCTTTCACAATGTTCACGCCGTAACAGCTTCTATCTGGCAGGGCGTAAAAAACACCATCTTTCGTCATATCGAAGAAGCCAAAGAGATTGTAAGAAGTGGTCTAAAAGCTATTCAAAGTTTCTTTAGCAACCTTACCTTAACCTTACCCCGACCGAAGCTACCTCGCTTTAGCCTATCAGGAAACTTTAGTCTTACACCTCCAAGTGTACCCAAAGTCGACGTGAGTTGGTACAAAAAAGGTGGACTCTTTAACGGCCCTAGTATCATCGGTGTCGGTGAAGCAGGGCCGGAAGCTGTTGTACCCTTGCAAGGTCATCGCATGAAACCTTTTGCAGCCGAGATTGCACAACAAATGGGCCACAGCCCTACAGGTGAAAAAGTAGATGCTGTAACCATCCAAGTAGCTCAGTTGATTGTTCGAGAAGAAGCTGATATCGAAAAGATTGCTAACCAGCTTTACCGTTTGCAACAGCGAGGACAGCGAGCCAAAGGAGTGTTTGCTTAA
- a CDS encoding distal tail protein Dit: MFYFNNQDSTDFLIENKVRHSLLPQLEKRTLTVAGRPGFYDFGSRLGGREIQVDVTIKESSSLMLRQKARDIASWLYHQEVKPLLFSDEPDKHYFARVDGKTDIDEIVGLGQGTITFLCPDPFAYGAIKTVPLHAGPITNEGSYDTYPVITLQFQQATSQLRIRSGDKQVLLVHPFQQGQELVVDHNRAVVKLNDLRIMNSLYLSSEFFPIYKGDNWITLEPANIATATVQFREKWL; the protein is encoded by the coding sequence ATGTTTTACTTTAACAATCAAGACAGCACCGACTTTTTAATTGAAAACAAAGTCCGACACAGCCTTTTGCCACAGCTAGAGAAAAGAACCTTAACTGTAGCAGGGCGACCGGGCTTTTATGACTTTGGATCTCGACTCGGAGGAAGAGAGATTCAAGTGGACGTAACGATAAAAGAAAGTTCATCGCTGATGTTACGGCAAAAGGCAAGAGATATTGCTTCATGGCTTTATCATCAAGAAGTAAAACCGCTTCTTTTCAGCGATGAACCGGATAAACACTACTTTGCCAGAGTGGATGGTAAAACTGATATTGACGAAATCGTAGGATTAGGTCAAGGAACAATCACTTTCCTTTGTCCTGACCCTTTTGCTTATGGAGCTATTAAGACCGTTCCACTTCATGCAGGGCCAATCACGAATGAAGGTAGTTACGATACCTACCCCGTTATCACTTTGCAATTTCAACAAGCTACATCACAACTAAGAATACGTTCTGGCGATAAGCAAGTTTTACTGGTTCATCCATTTCAACAAGGTCAAGAGCTTGTAGTTGACCATAATAGAGCTGTAGTGAAGTTGAATGATCTTAGAATTATGAACAGCTTATACCTTTCGAGCGAGTTCTTTCCTATATATAAGGGCGATAATTGGATCACTTTGGAGCCAGCGAATATTGCAACTGCAACTGTTCAATTCAGAGAGAAGTGGTTATAA